From one Culex quinquefasciatus strain JHB chromosome 3, VPISU_Cqui_1.0_pri_paternal, whole genome shotgun sequence genomic stretch:
- the LOC6038249 gene encoding tubulin polymerization-promoting protein homolog isoform X1, with protein sequence MYSHVAVHRSIIMADNQQQNGSDTVDKAAVEVAQMALESKQPEPAAKEPASPAPSGSDPAAKKEANGTTPKPAAPVSAAAFREQFKAFSKFGDTKSDGKHLTLSQSDKWMKQAKVIDKKITTTDTGIHFKKLKSMKLSFEDYNKFLEDLAKTKKIELDEIKGKLANCGAPGIHNATPGKAAETVARLTDTSRYTGSSKQRFDETGKGKGIAGRKDLPDGSGYVTGYGHKNTYDKTH encoded by the exons ATGTATTCTCACGTCGCCGTCCATCG GTCAATCATAATGGCGGACAACCAGCAGCAAAACGGTTCCGACACGGTGGACAAAGCCGCCGTCGAGGTGGCCCAGATGGCGCTGGAAAGTAAACAACCGGAACCGGCGGCAAAGGAACCGGCCAGCCCGGCACCCTCGGGCAGTGATCCGGCGGCCAAAAAGGAGGCAAATGGCACCACCCCGAAGCCCGCGGCACCGGTCTCGGCGGCCGCCTTCCGCGAGCAGTTCAAAGCGTTCTCCAAGTTTGGTGACACCAAATCGGACGGCAAACACTTGACCCTGTCCCAGAGTGATAAGTGGATGAAGCAGGCGAAG GTTATCGACAAGAAAATTACAACCACCGACACCGGCATTcactttaaaaagttgaaatcgaTGAAACTATCCTTCGAGGACTACAACAAATTTCTAGAAGATCTCGCAAAGACCAAGAAGATCGAACTGGACGAAATCAAAGGAAAGTTGGCAAATTGTGGAGCTCCGGGAATCCATAACGCAACG CCCGGAAAGGCGGCAGAAACGGTGGCACGGCTGACCGACACCTCGAGGTACACCGGCTCAAGCAAGCAACGCTTCGATGAAACCGGCAAAGGTAAAGGAATCGCCGGTCGTAAAGATCTTCCTGACGGTTCCGGATACGTGACCGGATACGGCCATAAGAATACCTACGACAAAACACACTAG
- the LOC6038249 gene encoding tubulin polymerization-promoting protein homolog isoform X2, producing MADNQQQNGSDTVDKAAVEVAQMALESKQPEPAAKEPASPAPSGSDPAAKKEANGTTPKPAAPVSAAAFREQFKAFSKFGDTKSDGKHLTLSQSDKWMKQAKVIDKKITTTDTGIHFKKLKSMKLSFEDYNKFLEDLAKTKKIELDEIKGKLANCGAPGIHNATPGKAAETVARLTDTSRYTGSSKQRFDETGKGKGIAGRKDLPDGSGYVTGYGHKNTYDKTH from the exons ATGGCGGACAACCAGCAGCAAAACGGTTCCGACACGGTGGACAAAGCCGCCGTCGAGGTGGCCCAGATGGCGCTGGAAAGTAAACAACCGGAACCGGCGGCAAAGGAACCGGCCAGCCCGGCACCCTCGGGCAGTGATCCGGCGGCCAAAAAGGAGGCAAATGGCACCACCCCGAAGCCCGCGGCACCGGTCTCGGCGGCCGCCTTCCGCGAGCAGTTCAAAGCGTTCTCCAAGTTTGGTGACACCAAATCGGACGGCAAACACTTGACCCTGTCCCAGAGTGATAAGTGGATGAAGCAGGCGAAG GTTATCGACAAGAAAATTACAACCACCGACACCGGCATTcactttaaaaagttgaaatcgaTGAAACTATCCTTCGAGGACTACAACAAATTTCTAGAAGATCTCGCAAAGACCAAGAAGATCGAACTGGACGAAATCAAAGGAAAGTTGGCAAATTGTGGAGCTCCGGGAATCCATAACGCAACG CCCGGAAAGGCGGCAGAAACGGTGGCACGGCTGACCGACACCTCGAGGTACACCGGCTCAAGCAAGCAACGCTTCGATGAAACCGGCAAAGGTAAAGGAATCGCCGGTCGTAAAGATCTTCCTGACGGTTCCGGATACGTGACCGGATACGGCCATAAGAATACCTACGACAAAACACACTAG